The nucleotide sequence CAACGATAGAAGATGTGTTTTCAAGATATGTAGTTATTGGCTCAGCAATGGGAGTTATTTCTTTGCTCGTCGGAGGATTTTTTCAGGGATACTATACAGATTTGGAAAACGGAATGTTGTGGTGGTTTGTAGTTGGAATTAGTAGTGCAATAATGCAAATGAATCAAAAACAGCACGCATAACGATGGCAACGATTTCCGTTTGTATCATTGCTCATAACGAACAGGAACATTTGCAAAAAACTCTTGAAAGTGTTTCTTGGGCGAATGAAATCATCGTTGTTGATTGCGATTCTGCCGATGATACGGTTCGCATTGCAAAACATTTCACGCAAAACATATTTCATCGTCCTAATCTTTCGAACTTGAATGAAAATAAAAATTTTAGTTTTGCGCAGGCAACAAGTGAATGGATTCTGTGCCTTGATGCGGATGAACAAATTCCTGCGGATTTGCGTCAAGAAATTCAGTCATTGCTAAAAGCAGGAAATTATTGTGACGGTTATTTCATAAAACGAAAAAATTATTGTTTCGGAACGTGGCTTCGTTATGGTGGACAGTATCCTGATAGACAGTTGCGTTTGTTTCGAAAAGGAAAAGGAATATTCCCAGCTGTTCACGTTCACGAACGTATACATATTACCGGTTCAGTAGGAGTATTAACTTATCCTTTTGAACATCATCCGTATAACTCGGTTTCGCAATATATCAGGAAAATGGATTTTTACACAACGTTTGAAGCGGAAAAAATTCGAGAAGCATTTCGAATTCCGAAATTGTTTGTTGCGCTGAGATATTTTTGCTTTCGACCGGTGCGAAGATTTATCAGCAGATATTTTTTGAAATGTGGATTTCTTGATGGCGTTGCAGGTTTTATTGCGTGTTTTTTTGACGCAGTAGCGCAAGTGATTAGTTATGCAAAGTTTTATTTTAATAAATAAGTAAGTAAACAATTATGGAAAATCAAGAAAAAAACTCTATACTATTTTTTCAATTAGTGTATTCATTGCAAATGGCGGGAATGCAACAATTAGGGAAAATAAAAAATCCCATGACGGATACGATAGAACGGAATTTACAGGAAGCAGAATTGACCATCGATATGTTGGAAATGCTTCACATGAAAACTCAAGGAAATATTTCCGAAGACGAAGAAAAAATTCTTTTAGCAATGCTTCAGGATTTGAAATTAAATTACGTTGATGAAAAAGCGAAAGGAGAATCGTCGTGAACATCGGAATAATGGGAAATAAAATGAAGAAAGAACTTTCAGTGGTACTTTCCGTCTTGATTCAATCGTTAGAATCACATAACGTGCGAATAATTGCCGATGAAGAATTACGAGAATTATTGATGGGTATTCAACGCGCGGATGAGGTTGATTTTGTTCCATTGAAGAATATATCACGAAAATGCGATTTGCTCATAACTATTGGCGGCGATGGAACGATTTTAAACGCCGCAAAGATTGTTGGAAATTCAAACGTACCAATTTTAGGAATCAATCTTGGTAAACTCGGTTTTCTTGCGGAGATTTCATTGCATGAATTAGAAGAAATGCTTGAAGAATTTTTTTCAGATAAATATTCTATTGATGAACGTGTTGTGTTGACTGCCAAGAATACTTTCACGAACGCAGTTGTCTTTGCGATGAACGATATCGTCGTTGATAAAGGTGCAAGTTTCAGAATAATAGATATTGATGCGTTTGTAGATAACGATTATTTAGGAACGTTTGCCGCTGATGGAATTATCGTTGCAACATCAACCGGCTCGACTGCATATTCACTTGCATCGAGCGGACCCATCATTATTCCTTCGTGTGAATCATTAGTGATAACGTTGATTTCCCCTCATAATTTAACTACTCGACCGATTGTTGTTCCGTTGAAGAGTGAAATTCGGTTAAAAGTTTTGCAACCGCATAATCCTGTTCATCTTGTTGCCGATGGAAAAAATGAACAGTTTTTTTCCCCGCCGATTGAATTTAGCATTTCTCTCGCAAAGCACCGTATTAGATTGATAAAAAAAATCGGACATAGTTATTTTGATACGCTTCGAACCAAACTTATGTGGGGAAAACGCTATTCTCAGGATTCGAGAATATAATTTTCAGCATAGTTTTTTTTGCTGACAAGAAAATATTTTATAGATTTAACACACCTTTTAGAAAGTTTTAATAAATACATAACAAATACATTTTCGCCGGAGAATTTTATGGCAAAAAAAACTGCTGCTCTTACATTAAAAACTACTTCGTTGACGCCTGCAAAACTTGCTCGTATAAAGCACGTTATGCGTCATTGTGTATATTGCGGAAAAGAAACCAAAATGGCAATAATGGGCGAAGTGCAACATATAGAAGGAAAGCGTTGGTTTAAATGTACACGATGCCGTCATATGAGTTTGTTAGAAATGGCCTTGAATTCAGCTATCGAAATGCATACACATATTGACGTTACCCAATGCACGCCGTATAATCCGGAAATGGTGTATTCTATTGGACAATTCATTTTTCATTCCGATTGGAACGACACTGGTTGTGTAATGTCTAAATCGAAAACCTCTAGTGGTGGAAATGCAATTATTGTGAGATTTGAAAACCACGGACAAAAAACACTTATCGAAAATTTTAAAGGTTGATTTGCACTTGAAAATACAAAGCATCATACGAAAGGAGGTGGAAACGGTTGGTAGGTATCGTTATTACAGAAAATGAAAATATTGATAAAGCATTACGACGTTTCAAAAAGAAATATGAACGTTCTGGCGTTCTTAAAGAATTTAGAAAACGTACGGTTTTTTTGAAACCTTCAGACCAAAGAAAGGTTGATAAAAATAGGGCAATACGGAGACAACAGCGCATTCAAATGGAAATGGAGTAGCCCGTATAAAAAAAGGCAGAAAGTGTATTTCTGCCTTTTGATTTTAAAAAAGTTCAATGAACATTCAACGATGTGAAAAATCTTTGACAAAAGAAAGTAAGTTCTCTAGTGCTATAATTATTCTTTCACCAGTTTTCCGAATTTTGATTTCTACATTCCCGTTTTTCAAATTTCTCTCGCCGATGATTATTTGTAACGGCATTCCGAGTAAATCTGCATCTTTGAATTTAAATCCTGGAGAAATTGAAATTCTGTCGTCGTAAAGAACTTCAATGTTTTGAAGAGCCAAGTCTTTATACAATGTATTAGCGGCGGCAATCACGTTTTCATTTTCTGCGTTCACTGCTATAAGATGAATAAGAAACGGCGCAATCGCTTTATCCCAGATAATTCCGTTTGCATCGTGGTTTTGCTCGATATGACACGCCGCAATTCTTTCAACTCCGATACCGTAACTTCCCATAATAATTAGCACTTCTTTTCCTTCTTCGTTCAGAACTGTTGCGTGCACTGCATCGGCATATTTTGTTCCGAGTTTAAAAATGTGTCCAAGTTCAATTGCGTTGACGATGCGAAGCATTGTACCGCAATGAACACAGGATTCTCCTGCTTCTACGACTCGTAAATCTGCGTAATTATTAACTTGCACATCTCTTTCCAAATCAATATGCGCGAGATGGAAATCGTTTTTGTTTGCGCCGCTGATGAGTTCGTTTGCGTGTTCAAGCCGTTTATCTGCAATGATGGAAAAATTTTTCAATCCGATTGGACCAATCGAGCCGGCATTTGCGCCAGTATGTTCAAAGAGTTCTTCATCGCTGTACGCACGAAATTCTCCACCGAGTGCTTTTGTCAGTTTCGCTTCATTGAGTTGGTCAGTTCCGCACATTAAAATTAACGTCGGTTTTCCCTGAACATTGTACACAAGTGATTTTGCTAACCTTGTCGTATCTGTTTTCAAAAACTCAGCAAGTTGCTTAATCGTTTTGATATTTGGCGTGAACAATTGCTCGTGTATTTTACTTTCAGTGAGTCGTTCTATTTTTTTTGCATTGGAAACTGCAACTTCAAGGTTCGCTGCGTAACCGCAATGATCGCACAACACTGCAGAATCTTCTCCGCCTTCAGCAGATTCAAGAAGGAATTCCTGTGAACCGCTCCCTCCCATTGCACCGCTCGATGCTCCAACGATAAAAAATTTCAATCCACAGCGATAAAAAATTTTTTTATACGCTTCTGCGTGTAAGTTGTAACTCTTGTCTAAACCTTCCCACGTGTAATCAAGTGAGTACGAATCTTTCATAGTAAATTGTCTTCCGCGCAAGACGCCCGAACGCGGACGCGGCTCGTTGCGAAACTTTGTTTGGATTTGATACCAGATTTGCGGAAGTTCTTTATATGATTTGAGATGATTTTTTGCAATGTGGCAAATAATTTCTTCGTGTGTTGGCGCAAGAACCAGCGGACGATTCTTGATATGAAAAAGTATATCGCCAAATGCTTGCACACGACCTGTTTCTTCCCAGATCTCAATTGGATTCAGTGCGGGCAAATGAAATTCCTGTCCGCCAATTGCGTTCATCTCTTCGCGAATTATGTTCATTATTTTTTGTAGTACGCGATAACCGAGCGGAAGAAAAGAATATATTCCTGCGGCAAGCGGACGCATTAATGCGGCTCGCATCATGAGTTGATGACTTGGAATTTGCGCTTCGGATGGAATTTCTTTAAGTGTCGGGAAAAAGTTTTGTGATAATCGCATTGAAATATTGTTCTTTTTAAAAAATTGAGGTGCAATATAAAAAGATTGAAGAAATATTTTCCTCGCGTCAAACTTTTCTTACTTTTTGCCAAAATTATTGTTCTAACATGCACATAAAAGAATTTGAAAAATTTGTTGAAATAGTTCGACGCTTAAGAAAAGACTGTCCTTGGGATAGAGAGCAAACACACACTTCGATTCGGCATAATTTGCTTGAGGAAACATACGAAACTATCGAAGCAATCGAACATAACGATTTGCAAGAATTAAGAAAGGAGTTAGGTGATTTACTTCTACACGTTGTTCTCCATTCAGTAATCGCGGAAGAAACAAATGAGTTTTCGTTGCAAGAAGTCATTGCAAAAGAAAGTGAAAAACTTATTCATCGGCATCCGCACGTGTTTGGAGAAGTTGAAGTATTAGATGCAAAGGAAGTAAAACAAAATTGGGAACGATTGAAAATGCAAGAGGGAAGAAATTCTATTCTCGATGGCATTCCTAAAGAACTTCCAGCGTTACAGCGTTCGTATCGTTTGCAGGACAAAGCAGGAAAAGTTGGTTTTGAATGGAACAATAAAGAAGATGCGTGGAAAAAATTTGAGGAAGAACTTGGTGAATTTCACGAAGCCGTGGACAAAGGAAAGTACGATGAAATTGAAGATGAGTTTGGCGATTTGCTTTTCACTCTTGTCAACTATGCTCGTTACATCAATGTTCAACCGGAAAATTCTTTGCGTGGAACGTGTGAAAAATTTATTACACGTTTTCAGTTCATTGAAAGAGAATTAAAGAAGCGGGGAAAAGATATATATCAAAGTTCTTTGGAAGAAATGGATGCACTGTGGAATGAAGCAAAGAAGCATCAATCGAAATAAATCATTCGCCTTCTTTTTTTCCATTGTAATGTTTTTCGTATGCGTTGAGAATTTCTTTTACTAAACGATGGCGCACGACATCGCTTTTATCGAAATACACGTACGCAACACCATCAATATTTTTCAAAATATTTCGAATCTCCACCAAACCAGAGGTTATTTTTGATGGTAAATCTATTTGTGTAATATCACCCGTAATAATCGCTTTCGAGTTTATTCCCAATCGCGTTAAACACATTTTCATTTGCATACTTGTTGCATTTTGCGCTTCATCTAAAATGACAAAAGCATTGTTTAACGTTCTTCCTCGCATATACGCAAGTGGCGCGATTTCAATAACCTGTTTTTCAATGTATGTTTTCAGTTTATCGAACGGAATCATATCATTGAGCGCATCATACAACGGTCGCAAATACGGATTTACTTTTTCTTGCAAATCACCCGGAAGGAATCCTAAACTTTCTCCCGCTTCCACAGCAGGACGAGCAAGAATAATTTTTGTGACTTCGTGATTTTTCAATGCCGCTACTGCAAGCGCAACGGCTAAATATGTTTTTCCAGTTCCGGCAGGACCAATAGCAAAGACAATATCATTTACTTTCGCTGTTCGCAAATATTCTCGTTGTCTTGGAGTTTTTGCTTTTATAATTCCGTTGCGAGTATAGAGAACAACATTATCGAGTTCATTTTGTTGCAATGTTGCGGCAATATTTTTGGGAATTGCTCCATCACCGTTTACAAGAATCAAATCAATAACGGTTTCTACATCGCTAGTGTGAAGTTCTCCATTTTTATTTAAAATGTACGTGAGTTCTTTAAATATTTTTTCTATGTGTTCAATTTGCTGATTATCTCCCTGAATGGTAATTGTATCACCGCGCACGACAATATTTGCACCGAAATGCTCTTCGATGGTTTTGAGATTTGCATCGTTCACACCGATTAACGAAAGCATATCTACATTGGGAATCTTTATCTTTTTTTCTGCCAAATGTTTGAAATGAATTAGTCGCTAATGTGATTGAAAATAGAAAACCCTCGATTGCTTTTGTTCAAAGCAAAGGAGGGTAACTTTTAAAAGAAAAAAACTTCAATTTTAAAAATTCTTTACCTTTTTGCTGTAATACTTGTTAGCAGCAGATTTTTCTTCTTTCGTCAGAGATTTTCCTTCAGGAATTTTCAGTTTTTGTTTTGGGTAAATAATATCCGGGTTTTGAATTTGTTCACGGTTTCCTTGCCAGATTTTGGGCCACATCCACGCATTTGCATAAATATCAGGTTTCTTTGCAATATTCCATAGACAATCGCGGTTTTTTGCCCACGTACCAACGATGTATGTTTTTTCTTCTGAAAAAAGTGGTGCGCCGGATGATGAACGCATCAAATTCGCAATATTATCTTTCAGCGAGGAAATTCGATTTGCAAATCGAGGAAGTTGAGCAACTTTCATACTTGCCATTTCATCCACGCGTTTTATTGTGTTTAGAATTTCGTCTTTATATTTCAATAATTCTTCATCAGAAATATGCATAAGTTCTTGGATACGAGTTTCGTGTTTTGTCAGTTCTTTATCGAAGGCTTCTACTTCAGCGCGGGTCATTCCGTACATTTCAAATAATGTATTTTCCGCCGCAATAATATCTGCGTCTAATTCTATTGACTGAGCACTTAAATCCTCAATGTCTTTATGGAGTTTATCAAGTTGCGATTTTGCAGCGTCGCGTTTTGAAGTAAATTCGGTTATTTGTTTTTGCCATTCTTCTTTTGTTAACGGCTCATCTTGCGCAAATACAAGAGTAAATGACAACGAAAAAATAGTAAATAAATTGAAAAGTGTTTTCATAATGTTGGTCCTTTACTTCGATTGTGCTGTTTTTTGTTCGTCGAGAATCGTTTGCAACTTTGCTTTTTTCTCGTTGACTTGTTTTTCTAAATCTTCTTTTTCTTTTTGCTTTGCTTCAATTTCCAGTTGTAAGTGTGCAACTTCTGCTCGTAAAGAAACTAATTGACGCATTTCTTCGTCGGTGGGCTTATTGCTGCAACTGGAGAACAACAACATTCCACTCAAAAGAGGTATCATCGTCAATATTCGAAATGAAATAAATTTTTGAATCATAACAATATCTGAGTAAATATCTAAGTAAATAAAATTTTGCGGGGAAAAGTTACAAAATAAAACTTCTCAAGACAACAGAACAAATATTTATTTTAAATTAAAAAAATTATATTAACCGTCGCTCCGCAAAACTTGTGTATGAATCGCCGGCAATAATTACGTGGTCATGAACAAGTATTTCCATTATTTTCCCTGCTTCAACAAGTTGTTTTGTGATTCGTATATCGTCAGAACTGGGTTCTGTATTTCCCGAAGGATGATTATGAACAAGTACGATAGAAGCGGCTCGTTCTGAAACTGCGATACTAAATACTTCTCTCGGGTGAACGAGTGAGGCGTTGAGTATTCCCTGCGTGATGCGCTTGTCGGAAATATAATTGTTTGCACTGTCGAGTAACAATACGTGAAATTCTTCGTGTTGAAGATGGGCAAGTCTTCCATAAAAGTGTTCAAAGATATGTACAGGAGTAAATATTTTTTTATCACCTGCTCTTTTTTCTCCTTTAATTCTATTTGATAATTCGAATGCTGCTTTCAGAATGGTGGCGCGTGTTTCTCCCAAATAAATATCTTTCCCTTTCGATGAAACAGCAACTTTTGTATTTCTCAGGTCAGCAACTCGCAGTTTCGACAATTGCAAAAGTGAACGGTCTTGAGTTAAAAATTTTGCGATATCAAGGGCGTTGGAACCTCTAAATCCGCTCCGAATGAGAATTGCAAGTAATTCAGCGACAGAAAGCGATTCTTCACCAAGTTTGAGTAGTTTTTCTCTTGGTCGTTCACCTTCGTTCCATTCTTTTATCGTAAGATAAATCGGTGTTTCCTTCACGGTCAAATTATTTTTCATTTGCAAACGCTTCTCCGATTTTTTTTATTTCTCCATTGGTAAACTGCAATATATGAACAAACTGATTTGTTCGCTTCTTACGAAATGCAATGTACGAATGTGCATTTTGATATTCATTGAGTAATGGAAGATGTTCTGCAATCAATGTACGAGACGGTGTTTTTTCTGCTTGACGATACAGCGTCATAAATGCATCGTAACCGTAAAGAAAATATTTTTGCGGTTGTTTTTTGAGCGAAAATGCAAGCGAACGTACTTGCTCTTCATTCTCAAAATAATCAGAAGAAAACGTAACACCATCAGCATCAAGTTTGTACATAAATAAGTGCGAACGTTGATTCCATTCACTATTGCCGAACACACGTCCGCGAATGTTGAAATATTTCAACTGTGCCATAATAATTCCGATATCTTCCGAAGTTCCGAGAGAAACGTAGAGTGCATCAATTTTTTTCCCTTTCGTTGTTTTGAGAATAGAAGTTATTTGTTCTTTCAAATTGATAATGTTCGATGGAAAATATTCACTCGCAAGAACGGTTCCTTTGAATAATTCTGTTCCTTGGAGAAAACCCTTAGCCGATGAAATTGCATGTTGCTCATTCGCTGAAAGAATGACGACGTTTTTCAGTTGCAACTCGTTCACAACATACGAAGCCATTGCTTTTCCTTGTGTTTCGTACGACGAAGTAAGTTGAAAAATATACGAGCCGAGTGTAGCAATCGTATCTGCAGAAGTCGTGGGAACAAGTAACGGAATCGCATAAGTGTTCGCAGTTACTGCGGCGGAAACAACTTCATTGCTGAATAACGGTCCAAGAATACCGATAACCGAACTATCGCCAGCAATTTCTTCAACTTTCAACGAAGCAGTGAACGATTCTTGTTTGGTATCTCGAACGAATAATTCCAAACGAATTTTTGGATAAAATTTTTTTTGAACTTCACGCAATGCAAATTGAATTCCTTCCAAAACGCTTTTACCAATATCTGAGGACGCGCCGGAAAGCGGAAGCAGAACGGCGAAACGATAAATTTTTTCCGCCGCAATGGAAAAGAGCGCTACTCGTTTTTTGAGTTGAGGTTCGAGTTGTAATTTTTTGAGTGAATCGAGCAGTTTCGCCGATTCAATAATATTTCCAAGCGATGAGTTTTTTTTTAGGAGATAAAAGAGTAAATGCGGTTTAGAAATTATCCATTGTTCATTTCTGGAAATTTGCTCGAGCAAAGCGAGAGAAAGTTTCGTTTCAGCAAATTTTTCGGAAGCAGAAAGTGCCGTGGTTCGGTACTTACTACTTGTATCTTCTATGATGGAAAGATAGGTACGAAATGCTGGAAGGTGTTGGTTATACTGAACATAACATTTTGCGAGAAGAAATCGCGCTTCATCGCTAAATTTGCTATCGGAAAAGTGTAGAAAAAATGTTTCAAGTGTGTGCGCTGCTCGCTCGAATTCTTTGTTGTTAAAGAGTGATTTCGCTGCCATTACGTATGATGCACTCGTTCTCTGATTTGGAGGAAACGTTGCAACGATGGTACTGAATTTAGCGTATGCTTCGGAGAATTTTTTTTCTTTGTATAATAATAATCCATCGGAAAATTTTGTTCCCGCTTCCGGAATGACTCGAAATTTTTCCTGCGACTGAAGGAAAAGAACACCGAAAAAAAATGAGAGAAATAACGAAAAGCAATGTGTCTTTCGTTTCATTTTTTAATAAGAATTATTTAAGCGAAAGAAGAAATTAAAATCGCAACCGTATTCCTGTTCCGAATGAAAATTGCTGGAAACCTTTCGGAGTAAAAAGAAAACCGATGTTTTCTGAACCGATATCCCAATTGAAATAATAAAAATCCAAGCCAATGCCGCCGGAAATACTGAACCGGTCTTTTCCACCGAACGCAACCCCCATTCTCAAGGGAAGAAAATTCCACGGACGATATTCTCCTCCGAAAGAAATGCGCGCACGTTTGGAATTTCCGAGCGCATCGTTAAATCCTTGTTTGTATTGAATTGCAAGAAGCCAGTTTCCCAAATACGGAATATCTGTTCTCATTGATGCTCCGAAAAGAAATGCTGTTGGGAGTTCGGAGGAGAAGGATGAAGTTGTATCGCCTTTTAATTCGGAAATATTTTCTTCCAAATCATTGAGGAACGCATCAACACTATCTTGACTTTCTTTTTTTGTAACATCAGAAATTCTCATTTGAGAAGAGAACGAACCCTCGATTGGAAACCGCGACCATTGCATTTCGCCTATGTCGAGAACGCTCATTCCGATGCGAACTTTTTCGAACACACGCAACGAAATTCCGAAATCGAATGCAAGCGCATTTCCTGCATCGTGCGGCGATGGAGAAAACGATGCGCCAGAATCGAACACGGAAGCAACGGAAGCGAAATAATGAATATTTGCAGAGCCGTAAATATCATACATTGGTCTTCCGATAGAATCGTTGGTTCGAGGGTTGCCGAATTGAACATCGTAGTTATCCAAATCGAAATAGAATAATCCCTGAAGAATTTTTATGGAAAAGCCCGCAGTAAAATCTTCGACGTAGGGAATGAGTTCAGGAATTTCTCGCGCATAGGTAAAAGCATATTCGCGAAGTTCTTGCGCATTGATGGATGTTCCTTTTAAACTGTATAAACTTCCGGAAGAATCTAATCCATAAAGTGGAAGCCGAAGATAATCTTTCGGCAATTCGAGATTCATATTAAATCGTTCGGTAACAGTAAAAGCAAAGTTTCCGATATCATTGTTGTGAATGGATAAACCGAATAATCGCGTCTCGAAATCGAAATGCGTTTCGGCAAGTCCTTCGGGAAAAATTGAGAGTACATCTTGCTTGTCTTCGTTCGTTAAAAATTTTCCGATTTTTTTTCCATTTACAATTGTTCCGGTAAAATATTTTGAATAGATATCGTAGTTTATTAAATCTGTACCGAAATTGAAACTGAGTGCAGGCAGCAGAGAAAGAGTAACATTCGGTAGTTCTTCGGGAACAAATATTGTTGTGTCGTGTCGTGCGATTTCTATTTTGCTGTTGTTCACTTCATACGTCTCTTTTGTATAAAATGTCGAGTCGTGTGGAACCTGTCGTGTTTCGGTTTGAACAATGATGGTGTCATGAGAAATTTGAAAAACCGTTGCGCTATCGCCATCAAAAATAAGTGTATCGTGATTTGTCGAAGTAATGAGGTCGAACAAAAACACGGAATCTTTCATAATTGTTTGTGTGTACACGCGAGTTGTTTCTGCGAGTTCGCGAAAAAGCACAAGCGAATCGTGCGAAATAGTGATGATCATTTCATCCAACATTCGAGGTCTGTCAAAGCGCCCGAGACGTGCGGGATTAATTCCAACAGCGTCAATTCCTCCGGTTGTTGAAACAGTAGAATTGCTTTGCGACACACCGGAAATGGAAGTGCGTTCTCCTGCAACGAGGAACGTGGAGAATATCCAAAGCGATACAAAGGCGAATGTGGTCTTCATTGTTATTCTCCTTTTCTTTTTGAGTGAACAATTTTTTGTTGAATGACATTATCTTCTCCGTTTACTCGATACGAAAGATTTGCAGTAATTCGTACACGAATATTATCCGTTGAATGAAACGCAACAACACTATTTCCCGAAGTTTGCATCAGCAATTTAAAGATGATAAAGTCACCGTTTGCAATATCTTGCGCGTCACTGTTGAACACTTCGATTTTTGAAAGCGTGCGTGATGGAAGTCCCTGCGAAGCATACGAAGAATCAATGATAAATTGTTGATGAAAATTTGTTCCGTTGATGGTATCGCCGCTCATCCAAACACTATCCACCATATCAAAAGTAAACGTAATTCCAATGGGAAGTTTATTATCGAATGCGAAGGCAATATTTCCATAGTTCACATCACTAAGATTTTCTTTGTCGAAATTGGTTTCTACTTCAGTCGTGTCAAGAAATTGAGCGTTATCTATTCCTAATTTCATTGGAATTGTAAAATCAATCGTGCCGAACAACGATGTTGTATCGGCAATAAATCCCGATTCGTAATTCGGGTTAAATGTTGCAACGCCTTTCATAATGAATTTATTCGGCAAATCCGGAAATGCGAATGAAGCAAGAAATTGGTCAATAACCAAATTAATGGTATTGAAAACATTCGGGAAAATAGTATCTTGACCTGCAGGAATAAATATCGAATCAATGATACCTGTGTTTTCATTTATTCCAATAATTTTCATATTGAGCGCCGTTTTTACGCCTCCGCCGACAAACAATCCCAAATCAACTTTGAATCCAGAAAAACGTATGTTGCCGCTGAAATGCGGGTCCACGTCGGCCAAATCAACGGAAAGTGTTTCATCAATTGACGATTGAAACGGAGTAACTTTTCCCTGAACGGATTGAAGAACAAAGTTAGAATTTGTTGGGATACGGATATACGTTCGTACTACATCAGTGCTGTGGATGGTTCTGTATGAATTAGCAGAATCCAAATTGCTGATGCGCGCTTCGTAAACAAATTTGTTTGTTGCTCCGAAAGGAAATGTAATTTGATATTCCTGCATATTTATCGGAACAACAAGACTGTCCAAACGCGGAATCTGATTGTCAATCAGCAATGTATCGTACGGCGGAAATCGTTTCGTAAAATTTCCCAACTTGAGTTTGATTCCAATATTTAAGTCCACAAAATTTTCAACTATAAAAAACATTGTTCCTTCTTTAAACATTGCAAACTGAACTAATGTTGGCTGCGAAGTTGAATCAGTGAAAAAATCTGCGGAGTCTTTTATTCCCGTTACATTTTGCTGAGGAATTTTTGCCCTTGCTGCGACTGCAACGACATTCAATATTTCCATAGAAAAAGAAATTTTTGCCTGGTCTTCACCCAAAGGGAGTTGTATAAGTTGACTATTCGTGAGAACGTGCGCATACAATTGCAGAGAATTTTTTATCGTGTCGTTTAAATTTTCCGAAACCATTGCAGAATCGCCCGGCAAAATTGTTCCCAGCGATGAAAACGATGCAACAGAAGTTCCGCCAACTGCGTTTGTGATATTTA is from Ignavibacteria bacterium and encodes:
- a CDS encoding glycosyltransferase family 2 protein, which translates into the protein MATISVCIIAHNEQEHLQKTLESVSWANEIIVVDCDSADDTVRIAKHFTQNIFHRPNLSNLNENKNFSFAQATSEWILCLDADEQIPADLRQEIQSLLKAGNYCDGYFIKRKNYCFGTWLRYGGQYPDRQLRLFRKGKGIFPAVHVHERIHITGSVGVLTYPFEHHPYNSVSQYIRKMDFYTTFEAEKIREAFRIPKLFVALRYFCFRPVRRFISRYFLKCGFLDGVAGFIACFFDAVAQVISYAKFYFNK
- a CDS encoding PhoH family protein, whose protein sequence is MAEKKIKIPNVDMLSLIGVNDANLKTIEEHFGANIVVRGDTITIQGDNQQIEHIEKIFKELTYILNKNGELHTSDVETVIDLILVNGDGAIPKNIAATLQQNELDNVVLYTRNGIIKAKTPRQREYLRTAKVNDIVFAIGPAGTGKTYLAVALAVAALKNHEVTKIILARPAVEAGESLGFLPGDLQEKVNPYLRPLYDALNDMIPFDKLKTYIEKQVIEIAPLAYMRGRTLNNAFVILDEAQNATSMQMKMCLTRLGINSKAIITGDITQIDLPSKITSGLVEIRNILKNIDGVAYVYFDKSDVVRHRLVKEILNAYEKHYNGKKEGE
- the mazG gene encoding nucleoside triphosphate pyrophosphohydrolase, which codes for MHIKEFEKFVEIVRRLRKDCPWDREQTHTSIRHNLLEETYETIEAIEHNDLQELRKELGDLLLHVVLHSVIAEETNEFSLQEVIAKESEKLIHRHPHVFGEVEVLDAKEVKQNWERLKMQEGRNSILDGIPKELPALQRSYRLQDKAGKVGFEWNNKEDAWKKFEEELGEFHEAVDKGKYDEIEDEFGDLLFTLVNYARYINVQPENSLRGTCEKFITRFQFIERELKKRGKDIYQSSLEEMDALWNEAKKHQSK
- a CDS encoding proline--tRNA ligase; translated protein: MRLSQNFFPTLKEIPSEAQIPSHQLMMRAALMRPLAAGIYSFLPLGYRVLQKIMNIIREEMNAIGGQEFHLPALNPIEIWEETGRVQAFGDILFHIKNRPLVLAPTHEEIICHIAKNHLKSYKELPQIWYQIQTKFRNEPRPRSGVLRGRQFTMKDSYSLDYTWEGLDKSYNLHAEAYKKIFYRCGLKFFIVGASSGAMGGSGSQEFLLESAEGGEDSAVLCDHCGYAANLEVAVSNAKKIERLTESKIHEQLFTPNIKTIKQLAEFLKTDTTRLAKSLVYNVQGKPTLILMCGTDQLNEAKLTKALGGEFRAYSDEELFEHTGANAGSIGPIGLKNFSIIADKRLEHANELISGANKNDFHLAHIDLERDVQVNNYADLRVVEAGESCVHCGTMLRIVNAIELGHIFKLGTKYADAVHATVLNEEGKEVLIIMGSYGIGVERIAACHIEQNHDANGIIWDKAIAPFLIHLIAVNAENENVIAAANTLYKDLALQNIEVLYDDRISISPGFKFKDADLLGMPLQIIIGERNLKNGNVEIKIRKTGERIIIALENLLSFVKDFSHR
- a CDS encoding NAD(+) kinase; this encodes MNIGIMGNKMKKELSVVLSVLIQSLESHNVRIIADEELRELLMGIQRADEVDFVPLKNISRKCDLLITIGGDGTILNAAKIVGNSNVPILGINLGKLGFLAEISLHELEEMLEEFFSDKYSIDERVVLTAKNTFTNAVVFAMNDIVVDKGASFRIIDIDAFVDNDYLGTFAADGIIVATSTGSTAYSLASSGPIIIPSCESLVITLISPHNLTTRPIVVPLKSEIRLKVLQPHNPVHLVADGKNEQFFSPPIEFSISLAKHRIRLIKKIGHSYFDTLRTKLMWGKRYSQDSRI
- a CDS encoding LysM peptidoglycan-binding domain-containing protein, coding for MKTLFNLFTIFSLSFTLVFAQDEPLTKEEWQKQITEFTSKRDAAKSQLDKLHKDIEDLSAQSIELDADIIAAENTLFEMYGMTRAEVEAFDKELTKHETRIQELMHISDEELLKYKDEILNTIKRVDEMASMKVAQLPRFANRISSLKDNIANLMRSSSGAPLFSEEKTYIVGTWAKNRDCLWNIAKKPDIYANAWMWPKIWQGNREQIQNPDIIYPKQKLKIPEGKSLTKEEKSAANKYYSKKVKNF
- a CDS encoding DUF1844 domain-containing protein, with the translated sequence MENQEKNSILFFQLVYSLQMAGMQQLGKIKNPMTDTIERNLQEAELTIDMLEMLHMKTQGNISEDEEKILLAMLQDLKLNYVDEKAKGESS
- the rpsU gene encoding 30S ribosomal protein S21, with the translated sequence MVGIVITENENIDKALRRFKKKYERSGVLKEFRKRTVFLKPSDQRKVDKNRAIRRQQRIQMEME